The Gemmatimonadetes bacterium SCN 70-22 DNA segment GCGGCGCCACGCCCGATGGCCTCGAACAACGCCCCCAGGTCGCGCGCCGTGGTGGTGTTGTTCAACCCCGCGCGGAAGGCCAGGCCGTCCTCCACGCCGCGCCGCACCATCATCGTCGAGGCGCCTAACGAACGCGCCGTCGCCTGCGCCCGCTCGGCCCCCACCAGCTCGATCACCACGTTGGTGGCCAGGTTGCTGGAGCGCGTGATCATCCGCTCCACCAGCTCGCGCACGGCAACCTCCTCCCCGACCCGCCGGTACAGGGCGCTGTCCGAGTCGTCGCCGGCGTCCAGTGCGTAGGGTGACCCGTCCACGATCGACCGGAACCGGTTGGCGAGCGTGACCCGCTGACCAGCGCCGAAGCGCCCCTCGTCGACGCCGCGGAAGTACGCGATCATGACCGGGACCTTCATCGTGCTCGCGGCGTGGAACGTCGAGTCGGCATGCCATGCCAGCTCCTCCCCGCTGCCAAGGTCCCGGTAGTACACGCCGGCCAGGGCGCCGGGGTGCCGCGCGACGCGCGCCGCGATCCGCTCCCGCAGGGAGTCGGTCGAAGACTGCGCCGAAAGTGACGTAGCGCACAAAAGGGCGAAGAGGACGAGGCGAGTCATGCACCGGAAGATCGAGGGAGGGGCGTCGCGGGGCAATCGTCCCTGTTGCCACTCCGGCCGCTGGGTCGTGTTACAGGGGATCGCGCTTTCCTGCCGAACGCCCCGGCGCCGGCGTCGCCGAACGAGCCGCAACGTGGACCATCCCAAGAGCGCAGTTGCGTCGGACCCATCGAACCCGGGGGGGCATGCCGCCGCGGGGCGCCGCGAGCGCCTCCGGTTCACGCGCTTCAAGTTCGAGCGCACCCCCACCGCGCGCTGCAGCGCCGAGGTGGAGCTCGAGTACGAACCCGGCGACTCGGTCATCGGCCGGGCCGAGGGGATCGCGACGCCGCTCGGCGACGTGCGCCTGGCCGCCGAAGCCACCCTGCGGGCCATCGAGCAGTTCACGGCCGGGGCTCTCCGCTTCGACCTCCTGGGCGTCAAGCAGATGCGCGCCTTCGACGCCAACGTGGTGATCGTCAGCGTCGTCTGCACGTCCGGCGACGAAGCCTCCCGGGAACGGCGCCTCCTCGGCTGTCACCTCGCGGGCGACGATTCGCTGCGCGGGGCGGTGATCGCGACGCTCCAGGCGACCAACCGCCTTCTCGGCAACGCGATCGCCACCCGATACTAGCAGGGCGACTCGATAGGCGCCGCGCTGCCTGACGAGTGTCGTCGGGGCAACACCGGGAGGGAACGCGGGTACAGGTTCCCATTCACCGGACGCCGGGCCAGATTGCGGCGTCGTCGTTCACGTCCCGCTGGAGGTCGCCATCACACATTCCACCCGCGCCCGTGCCATAGCGACCTGGCTCGCGCTCACTGCGGTGGGAGCGTGCGCGTCGGGGCCCCGGCCGTCGTCACCACCGCCGTCTCCCGCGCGCGCCGGGGCGGGCGCGGCGAGAGGGAGCGAGGGCACCGTCTCCGCCTCGCCGTCGGGAGCGCGGGGGAGCGATACGGCCGGGGCGGCGCTCGCGACGGCCGCCATGCGCGACTCGATCGACGCCGCGATGCGCAGCGCGATCGAGCAGGTGAGCGCCCTCTTCGACGTCCCCGATTCGATCGTCCAGGGGCGGACCCTGCGCGGGTTCTTCGACGTCGACTCGACCTCCAACGTGCTGGGCGACGGCGAGCCCACGTGGGACATCGACGTCGATTCGTACGTCACGCACGACAAGGTCTCCCATTACGTGAACCTCTTCCTGGGGACGGCTCGCGGTCGATTCGTGGAGCGCCTCCAGCGCGGGAAACAGTACGAGCCGATGATCCGCGAGAAGTTCCGCGCTGCGGGGATACCGGAGGACATGTACTTCCTGGGGCTCGTGGAGAGTGGCTACGACCCGCACGCGTATTCTCGCGCCGCCGCCGTCGGCATCTGGCAGTTCATGAGCTCCACGGCTCGCGGCGTGGGCCTCCGCGTGGACTGGTGGGTCGATGAGCGGCGTGACCCCGTGCGATCCACGGAAGCGGCGGCGCGCTTCATCAGCGACCTTCGCGGGCAGTTCGGCTCACTGTACCTGGCTGCCGCGGCCTACAACGGGGGGCCCGGGCGCGTCTCGCGGGGGTTGAAGCGCTTCGATGACGAACTCGAGAACGTGTCGGGCGAGGACTGTTTCTTCGCCCTGGCCGAGCAGGACTACCTGCGGTCGGAGACGAAGAACTACGTCCCGCAGCTCATTGCCGCGGCGCTGATCGGCAAGACCCCCGAGCGGTACGGAATCTCGCTCGACTCGGCCCCGCGCTTTGCCTACGACTCGGCGATGGTCCCCGGGGGGACGCCGCTCGCCGCCGTCGCCAAGGCGCTCGGGGTCCCGGTCACCGATGTGCAGCTCCTGAATCCGCACCTGGTACGCGGGGTGACCCCACCGGGCACACGGATGGCGGTCCGCTTCCCGGTCGGGGCGGGTGTGGGCTTCGACTCGGCGTTCGCCGCCCTCCCCCCGGACGAGCGAGTGGGCTTCACCAGCATCCGCACCAAGAAGAACGAGACGCTGGCGGCGGTTGCCAAGCGGCACGGGCTCACGTCGCGGCACCTTCAGTGGTACAACCCGAAGCTCGCCGTCCGCAGAGGGAGGCTCGTCGCCGGGCAGCTCCTGCTCGTTCCGAGCGCCGCCGTGGTGCAGGGCGCCTTCGACGTACCCGATCCCTCGATCGAACGGTACGGAACGTCTGCCGGGAGCGCTCGGCCGGGGCGCGTGACCCACGTGGTCCGCCGCGGCGAGTCGCTGGGGCTCATCGCCAAGCGCTATCACACGTCCGTGGCCACCCTGGTCCACCTGAACCGGCTCAAGAAGCAGGTCATCTATCCCGGTCAGTCGATCATCGTGCGGGGGGGCGAGGCGGGCGCGACGACCGCCAGCGCGTCGAGCCGCTCGAAGGGCGCCGTGTCGCGGGGCGGGAGCAAAGCCTCGGCCGCGCGACGCACGGACAAGGCGCGGCCGGTCGCGAAAGGGGGCGTGAAGAAGCGGGTAGCGCCGGCCGCGACTGCTGCCAAGCGATCGCCTGCCAACGGCGCGTCCGCCATGGGCACGTCCGCCAACGGCGCGTCGTCTGCCAAGGGCGCGTCGTCTGCCAAGGGCGCGTCGTCTGCCAAGGGGCGGGCTGCCAAGGGGCGGGCTGCCAAGGGGCAGGCGGCGGCAACCGGGAGCAAGCGGTCGACCGCGAAGGGTGGGGCTGCTTCCTCGAAAGCGCCGGCACCCGCCGCCAAGCCCACCGGAAAGCAGTAGGCGACCGCCTCCGAATCGAAGGCGGCCGCCCATGTGAGCCGTCGGGGATGGGGGCTAGTCGAGGATTCCCTTCCCGCGGTATCCCTTGAGGACGATCCGGTCGTAGCCGTTCGACGCGTCGAGGTCGAGCTCTTTGGCGACCTCGACCGCGGCAGGGCCACGATTGTAGGCGAGGAGCGCCATCTGGATGTCGCCCCGCTGCTCCTTGATGAGGTCGCGCAGGTAGCGGAAGCCGATGCGCAGGTTGGTGTTACGATCGTACAGCCGATCGCGCGTCAGGGTGGGGTCGTAGTACTTGGCCGTCGACAGCATGAGCTGGGTGAGGCCGATGGCCCCCACCTCGCTCCTTGCCCGTTCGATGAACCCGCTCTCGAGCTTCACCAGCGGAAACGCCAGCTCCGGGTCGATGTGCTCGATGACGGCGGCGTCGTAGATCGCGCCGGCCATGTCGGCCGGGATGCGGTACTTGTGCGAGAAGTGGAAGATCCGGTTCCAGCGCTCGAGCTGGGCCGAGGCAAGGCGCAGGTCGCCGCGCGCCCGCTCGATCTGTCCCTGCAGCCGACGGATTTCCCGCTGCTCGGCGGCGGCGCTGGAGACTGGGGTGGCGGCCGCCACCGCGGGCTCCCAATTCCTTGCGGCGGTGGTCCCGGCGGTGAGCACCCCCGCCAGCATGATGACGCCTTGGACTCTCCGCTTTCGTCGCTCCGTGTCGCCGCGGTGCACGTACGACTTGCTGAGATCCTTCATAGATGCCCTCTATCGTCAGTCGAGGCCCTAAGTCCGGCAAGCCGAGGACCTCGGAACCTGATGGATGCGGCGGGCGAACTTTACGTCCTCACCCAATCCCCACTCTTCCCGCCGCGCTTCTCGATGAGAGAAATCTGTGCGAGTTCCATGCCCTTATCCACCCCTTTAGCCATGTCGTAAATTGTGATCAAACTCACACTTACGGCCGTCATGGCCTCCATTTCCACCCCGGTGGAACCGGTGGTTCTTGCCGTCGCCTCCACCCACACGCCGGGGAGGGCATCGTCCAGGTCGAAGGCTATCTGGATGTCGGACAAGGCGATGGGGTGACACAGCGGGATGAGTTCGGCGGTCCGTTTCGCCCCCATCACCCCGGCAATTCTTGCCACGGCGAGGACGTCGCCCTTGGCCACCTGGTTGTTGCGGATGAGCGTCAGTGTCTCGGGACGCATGCGAATGGCCCCCCGGGCGCGCGCCATGCGGACCGTCGGGGCCTTGTCCGTGATGTCGACCATCCGTGCGTGGCCGGAGGGGTCGACGTGGGTCAGGTTGGACATGGGAGGACGAGAAGACGAGAAGACGAGAGGACGCGGTGATGGGGAGGGGGGAGCGTGACGGGGAGTTGGCGGGTGGGTAGGGGGGCGCTCAGGGGGGGGCCAGAACGCGCGACAGGTCTCTCAACAGCGACGCGGTGATCAGCTGTGGGCTCACGTTGCCGGCCGCCAGCACCTTCGATTCCTCGACCACCGAGACCGCGCGGGCCGCGTTGCGGGCGGTGCGTTCGTCGGCACTCTCGACCGCCGTTCGCGACCGCTCATGGAGCTCGACGGTCAGGGCGTCGAGAATGTCCGTGAAGGCGCCACGGGCTCCGCTGCTCCCCTGCGCCAGCGACACGCGCAACAGCCTCGCCCGGTCGCCACTGAGGGCCACCTCGAGCAGGCGGCGTGCGGCATTGGCTGCGGCGCTGGATTGCTGCGACGCGAGGAGGCGCCCGGGGGCTCCCCCGGCCAGTCGGAGCCGCTCGTCGATTCTTCCGGGGAGGTGCGCCTTGTCGAGCGTCTCCTTCACGAGCGGCTCCTCCAGCCATGCACGCATGGCATCCTCGCCCAGCGGCGCGACGCGGATGGCGACGACGCGCGACCTGATGGTGGGGAGGAGGGCGCCGGGGGCGCTGCTGGTCAGGATGATGTTCGTGTCGGCCGGGGGCTCCTCGAGGAGCTTCAGGAAGGCGTTGGCGGCGGGCGCCTCGGCGTTCTCGAGCGGGGGGGCCATGCGATCGGCCTCGCCGACGACGATGACCTTGCGCCGGGCCATGGCCGGGGTGACCGATGCCATCTGCACGAGGAGACGCGTCGTGGCCACGAAGATCCCATCGCTCCCCGGGGGAGGGGGGTACAGCCCCCCCGCCTTGGCGCGATCCTGCGCCGCCTGGCCGAGGTCGAACTTGATATCGTCGAGCGAGGGATCGGAATCCTTGAGCTTGGGGCGGGGGAAGGCCCAGATGAGGTCAGGGTGCGACAGTTCCAGGCTGTATCGACACTGCCGGCAACTTGCACAGGGCCGCGTGTCGCCTTCGCACAGAATCGATTGCGCCAGCCAGAGGGCCAGCCGCTGTTTGCCGACGCCGCTCTCCCCGTGCAACAGGAGCGACTGGGGGAGGGCGCCGCGGTCGCGTGCCTCGGCGAGGCGCGCGCGCAGGGCGTCGTGACCGTGCAGCGGGACGATGGGCATGCGCCAAATATGTGGCGTTGCCCACGTCAGCGAAGCGGGGGGACGGTGGCGGGGGGGCGGCGGTGGTGGGTCCCCTGCTCGTAGGCGAACGCCAGGCGAAAGAGCGTCGCTTCGGCGAACGGCCGGGCGAGGAGTTGGAGGCCGGCGGGGAGCTGGCCGCGGGTGTAGCCCATGGGGACGGTGATGGCCGGGAATCCCGTGGCCGGCGAGAACAGCTGCGAGTTGTCGCCCCCGGGGGTGTTGAGGTCGCCGATGAGGCGCGGCGGATTGCTCCAGGTGGGATAGGCGAGCGCGTCGAGTCGGAGCGAATCCATGAGCTGACGGACGGCGACGCGCAGGGCCGCCCGGTACTGCTCCCTGGCGCGGCACCCGGCGCTCTCGGCGGGGGATTCGGTGACGCGCTGGGCGGCCTCGAGGCGCGCCTGCACCGACGGGTGGTAGCGCCCCGACGCGAGGATCTCGTCGACCGTGCGCACCGGGGGGCGCGAGTCGGCGACGCTGGCCAGGTACGTCTCGAAGTCGTGCTTGAAGGGGGAGCAGGGACCGCTTTGCAGCCGGCGGATCGAGTCCAGGGCGGGGATGGCGACCGGGTCGAGGACCGTGGCCCCCAGGCGCTGGAGGTCGGCCAGGGCGCTTTGGAAGACGGCGCCGACCTCGGCGTCGAGGGTGGGGGTGTCGTAGGCGGCATGGAGGACGCCGATGCGGGCGCGGCGGAGGCCGTCGGCGCGGAGCGAGTCCGCATAACGAGGCATGGGGCGCCCGCGGGCTGCGGCCGTGGCCGGGTCGGCGGGATCCTCGCCGGCGACGACCTGGAATACCGCCACGACGTCGGCGACCGTGCGCCCCATGGGGCCGGCGATGTCCTGGGAGTCGAAGAGCGGAACGACCCCCATGCGCGAGGTGAGGCCCATGGTGGAGCGGATCCCGACGAGCGCCTGGTGAGCGGATGGGCCGCGGATGGAATTGCCGGTGTCGCTCCCGAGGCCGACGGCGCCGAACGAGGCGGCCACGGCGGCGGCGGTCCCGCCGCTGGAGCCGGCGGTCACGCGGTCCAGGGCGTACGGATTCTTCGTGTAGCCGGCCAGGATGGAGCTGACGGTCTCGTTGGGGGAGAACGCCAGCTCGGCCATGTTGCTCTTGGCCAGGACGATGGCGCCCGCGGCACGAATGCGTTGCACCTGGAAGGCATCGCGGGTGGGGCGCCACCCCTGGAGCGCCAGCGAGCCGGCGGTGGTGGGGAGGTCGTTCGTCTCGAAGTTGTCCTTCACGATCACCGGGACGCAGTGGAGCGGCCCGGCGAAGCCCTCGCGCGCATACCGGCGGTCGAGCGAATCGGCGGTGGCGAGGGCGGCCGGGTTCACGACGATGAGGGCGTTGATGGCCGGCCCGTTCCGGTCGTACGCCTCGATGCGGCGCAGGTAGCCCTGCACCAACTGCCGGCAGCTGAGGGCGCCGGCGCGCATCGCGGCGTGGAGGTCGGCGATGGTGGCCTCCTCGATGATGAACGGGGGGGGCTGGCGCGCGCCCGGGGGTTGCCCCGGGAGGGCGGGGGGGGCGAGGACGACGGCCACGGTGGCGGCCGCGAGCGCGCGAAGCGCGAGGGCGAGGCGAGGGCGCATGCCGATCGGGCTCAGTCGCCCGGGTTGAGGGTGTCGCGCAGGGCATCGCCCAGCACGTTGATGGTGGCGACGGCCAGCAGGATCATGAGGCCGGGAAAGATGGCGAGCCATGGGGCGGTGAAGAGCGAGCTCTGGGCCCCGCTCAGCATGTTTCCCCAGCTGGCGGCCGGCGGCTGGACGCCGAGGCCGAGGAACGAGAGCGCCGACTCGGTGAGGAGGGCGCCCCCCATGCCTAACGTGGCGTTGACCAGGATGGTGGGCCAGAGGTGCGGGAGGAGGTGCCGCACGAACCGCGGGAGCGGGGGGTCGCCGAGGGCGATGGCGGCCTCGACGAACTCCTGCTGGCGCAGCGTGAGGAGCTCGCCGCGGACCAGCCGGGCGAGCCCCATCCACGAGGTGGCGCCGATGGCGACGACGAGGGTCGGGACCGACGGGCCCACGAAGGCCAGGATGGTGATGACGACGAAGATCGTGGGGACGGCGAGGGCGGCGTCGGTGAGGCGCATGAGGGCGGCGTCGATGCGGGGCCGGGCCAGCCCGGCGATGGCGCCCACGCCCGTCCCCACGAGGACGGCGAGGAGCATCGCGGCCGCGCCGGCGGCCAGCGAGACGCGGGCGCCGACCAGGAGGCGGGCCAGGACGTCGCGCCCGCCCTCGTCGGTGCCTAACGGGTAGAGGCCGCCGGGCGGGCTCGCGGCGCGGGCGAAGTCGAGGGCGTTGGGGTCCACGCCGTACAGCGTGGGCCCGGCCACCGCGGCGGCGGCAAGGACGAGGAGGACTCCCCCGGCCAGGTGCAATCGGCGGCGCGCGCTCACGTCGGATCGGGGCGGATGCGCGGGTCGAGGGCCAGGTACGCCAGGTCGACGAGGAGCGAGGCGAGCAGGACCCCGCCCGAGACGACGAGGGTGATCCCCATGACCAGTGGGTAGTCGCGGGCCAGCGCCGCCTCGATGCCGAGCCGCCCCATCCCCGGCCACGAGAAGACCGTCTCGGTGATGGCTGCCCCGCCGACGAGGCGGGGGAGCTGCAACCCGATCACGGTCACCGCCGGGATGAGGGCATTGCGCATGGCGTGGCGCCACCGCACCCCCCGCTCGCCCACCCCCTTGGCCCTGGCGGTGCGCACGAATGCCCGGGCGAACTGCTGCCGGGCGCTCGCCCGCGTGTAGCGCAGCAGCTCGGCGGTCCCGGCGGCGGCCAGGACCAGGGCGGGGAGGACGAGATGCCGGAGCCGGTCGCTCACGGTGGCGCCACCCTCGGCGCTCGTCGCCCCGCCGGCCGGAAGCACCCCGAGGCGCACGGCGAAGACCAGGATGCACACGATCCCCAGCCAGAACACCGGGACCGAGATGGCCCCCATCGCCAGCGCGCCCGCCGTGCGGTCCACCCACCCGCCCGGATGCTCGGCGCTCCATGCCGCCACCGGGATGGCGACGACGATCGTGACCAGGAGCGCGGCCCCGGCCAGGATGATGGTGTTGGGGAGGCGCTCGCGGATGGTCTGCAGCGTGGTCGTCTCGTAGAGGAAGGAGTTCC contains these protein-coding regions:
- a CDS encoding serine hydrolase encodes the protein MTRLVLFALLCATSLSAQSSTDSLRERIAARVARHPGALAGVYYRDLGSGEELAWHADSTFHAASTMKVPVMIAYFRGVDEGRFGAGQRVTLANRFRSIVDGSPYALDAGDDSDSALYRRVGEEVAVRELVERMITRSSNLATNVVIELVGAERAQATARSLGASTMMVRRGVEDGLAFRAGLNNTTTARDLGALFEAIGRGAAASGASTRAMLEILERQEFNDEIPAGLPPGTRVAHKTGWITGILHDAALVLPEGRPPFVLVVLTKGIPDEKVAQRLIADIAGMVWAHATAGNHVPGLLP
- a CDS encoding molybdenum cofactor biosynthesis protein C, translating into MSNLTHVDPSGHARMVDITDKAPTVRMARARGAIRMRPETLTLIRNNQVAKGDVLAVARIAGVMGAKRTAELIPLCHPIALSDIQIAFDLDDALPGVWVEATARTTGSTGVEMEAMTAVSVSLITIYDMAKGVDKGMELAQISLIEKRGGKSGDWVRT
- a CDS encoding amidase, with product MRPRLALALRALAAATVAVVLAPPALPGQPPGARQPPPFIIEEATIADLHAAMRAGALSCRQLVQGYLRRIEAYDRNGPAINALIVVNPAALATADSLDRRYAREGFAGPLHCVPVIVKDNFETNDLPTTAGSLALQGWRPTRDAFQVQRIRAAGAIVLAKSNMAELAFSPNETVSSILAGYTKNPYALDRVTAGSSGGTAAAVAASFGAVGLGSDTGNSIRGPSAHQALVGIRSTMGLTSRMGVVPLFDSQDIAGPMGRTVADVVAVFQVVAGEDPADPATAAARGRPMPRYADSLRADGLRRARIGVLHAAYDTPTLDAEVGAVFQSALADLQRLGATVLDPVAIPALDSIRRLQSGPCSPFKHDFETYLASVADSRPPVRTVDEILASGRYHPSVQARLEAAQRVTESPAESAGCRAREQYRAALRVAVRQLMDSLRLDALAYPTWSNPPRLIGDLNTPGGDNSQLFSPATGFPAITVPMGYTRGQLPAGLQLLARPFAEATLFRLAFAYEQGTHHRRPPATVPPLR
- a CDS encoding diguanylate cyclase, producing the protein MAAFLLRRLGHALLVLLVVSTVTFAIVHAAPGGPSLLADPKLSVAERAAIAERLGVDRPLAEQYGRWLARLARGDLGNSFLYETTTLQTIRERLPNTIILAGAALLVTIVVAIPVAAWSAEHPGGWVDRTAGALAMGAISVPVFWLGIVCILVFAVRLGVLPAGGATSAEGGATVSDRLRHLVLPALVLAAAGTAELLRYTRASARQQFARAFVRTARAKGVGERGVRWRHAMRNALIPAVTVIGLQLPRLVGGAAITETVFSWPGMGRLGIEAALARDYPLVMGITLVVSGGVLLASLLVDLAYLALDPRIRPDPT